A window from Bacillota bacterium encodes these proteins:
- a CDS encoding HIT domain-containing protein, whose translation MEQAADCIFCRIVAGQAPAFRLVEGERALVILDAYPVAPGHALVISRRHARDLFELEEGEAEEVARLARRVALAQRQVMGLGGVNLLNSNGRVAQQTVFHFHLHVIPRTAGDGLNVWAGKRLHPVDRELGARLRAALAGEGA comes from the coding sequence ATGGAGCAGGCGGCCGATTGCATCTTCTGCCGGATCGTGGCGGGCCAGGCGCCCGCCTTTCGTCTCGTCGAGGGGGAGCGCGCCCTGGTCATCCTCGACGCCTACCCGGTGGCGCCGGGCCACGCGCTGGTCATCAGCCGCCGCCATGCCCGCGATCTCTTCGAGCTGGAGGAGGGGGAGGCGGAGGAGGTGGCGCGGCTGGCCCGCCGGGTGGCGCTGGCCCAGCGGCAGGTGATGGGGCTCGGGGGCGTCAACCTGCTCAACTCCAACGGGCGGGTCGCCCAGCAGACCGTCTTCCACTTCCATCTCCACGTCATCCCCCGCACCGCCGGCGACGGGCTGAACGTCTGGGCGGGGAAGCGCCTCCACCCCGTCGACCGCGAGCTGGGCGCGCGGCTCCGGGCGGCGCTGGCGGGGGAAGGCGCCTGA
- a CDS encoding DUF1634 domain-containing protein — translation MSEGKAEPPRAAGGPGSPAPAGAAGAAEAGPPGVDLELMISWILRGGVLLSAAIMLGGFLLLLVHPPRVPYARPGEVAQVFAEARRGDPLALIDLGILVLVLTPIARVLLSVFVFLRERDLTYTLVTLFVLAVLVASFLLGKAGG, via the coding sequence TTGTCCGAGGGAAAGGCAGAGCCGCCGCGGGCGGCCGGCGGCCCCGGCTCGCCGGCCCCCGCGGGGGCGGCAGGCGCGGCCGAGGCCGGCCCGCCCGGGGTCGATCTGGAGCTGATGATCAGCTGGATCCTGCGCGGCGGGGTGCTGCTCAGCGCCGCCATCATGCTGGGGGGCTTCCTTTTGCTTCTCGTCCATCCCCCGCGCGTGCCCTACGCGCGTCCCGGCGAGGTGGCCCAAGTCTTCGCCGAGGCGCGACGGGGCGACCCCCTGGCGCTCATCGACCTGGGCATTCTCGTCCTGGTGCTGACGCCCATCGCCCGGGTCCTGCTCTCGGTCTTCGTCTTTCTGCGCGAGCGCGACCTGACCTATACGCTGGTCACGCTCTTCGTCCTGGCCGTGCTGGTGGCCAGCTTCCTCCTGGGCAAGGCGGGCGGCTGA